In Streptomyces sp. SN-593, a single genomic region encodes these proteins:
- a CDS encoding FAD-binding oxidoreductase, which translates to MTAPLDRAPLSVGELDPARYGQVIGPGDAGYDAARTVYAGDVDRRPAVVLRPGDAEQVAHVVALARETGLELAVRGGGHSAAGHSVCEGGIVLDLAGMRGLEIDAEARTAWAEAGVLAGEYTEAAARHGLATGFGDSAAVGVAGITLGGGIGYLTRKHGMTADDLLAAEIVTADGALLSVDERHHPDLFWAIRGGGGNFGVATRLKLRLHELDGVYGGMMVTPVTPEILEAFVAEAEAAPDELSTIVNVWTAPRFPFIPKEYHGRPVILAMLCYAGPAEEGEKVVDRFRAIVPPLADLVKAMPYPGMFPPVNPDEHPISAARNMFIDRVDRATAETIVERISTSTARMASAQLRVLGGALARVPSEATAFAHRRSRIMAHLAAVHTGEPDVHEAWVEEFAAAIRQSDSGSYANFVAAADAEQVQNAMYPGATWERLTRVKAEYDPSNLFRSNHNIPPATARG; encoded by the coding sequence ATGACAGCACCTCTCGACCGCGCCCCGCTTTCGGTCGGCGAACTCGACCCCGCACGGTACGGACAGGTCATCGGGCCCGGCGACGCCGGATACGACGCGGCACGCACCGTCTACGCCGGCGACGTCGACCGCAGGCCCGCCGTCGTCCTGCGCCCCGGCGACGCCGAGCAGGTCGCGCACGTCGTCGCCCTGGCGCGGGAGACCGGTCTGGAACTGGCCGTCCGCGGCGGCGGCCACAGCGCGGCCGGGCACAGCGTGTGCGAGGGCGGCATCGTCCTGGACCTGGCAGGCATGCGGGGACTGGAGATCGACGCCGAGGCCCGTACCGCCTGGGCCGAGGCCGGCGTCTTAGCCGGCGAGTACACCGAGGCCGCCGCGCGGCACGGGCTCGCGACCGGGTTCGGCGACAGCGCCGCGGTCGGGGTCGCGGGCATCACGCTGGGCGGCGGCATCGGCTACCTGACCCGCAAGCACGGCATGACCGCCGACGACCTGCTGGCCGCGGAGATCGTCACGGCCGACGGGGCGCTGCTGTCGGTGGACGAGCGGCACCACCCGGACCTGTTCTGGGCGATCCGCGGCGGTGGCGGCAACTTCGGGGTGGCGACCCGGCTGAAGCTGCGGCTGCACGAACTCGACGGCGTGTACGGCGGGATGATGGTCACCCCGGTGACCCCGGAGATCCTCGAAGCCTTCGTCGCCGAGGCCGAGGCCGCCCCCGACGAACTGTCCACCATCGTGAACGTGTGGACCGCGCCCCGGTTCCCCTTCATCCCGAAGGAGTACCACGGCAGGCCGGTCATCCTCGCGATGCTGTGCTACGCCGGCCCCGCCGAGGAGGGGGAGAAGGTCGTCGACCGGTTCCGGGCGATCGTGCCGCCGCTGGCCGACCTGGTGAAGGCCATGCCGTACCCCGGGATGTTCCCGCCGGTGAACCCCGACGAGCACCCGATCTCCGCGGCGCGCAACATGTTCATCGACCGGGTCGACAGGGCCACCGCCGAGACCATCGTGGAGCGGATCAGCACCTCGACCGCGCGGATGGCCTCGGCGCAACTGCGGGTGCTCGGCGGCGCCTTGGCGCGGGTCCCGTCCGAGGCCACCGCCTTCGCCCACCGGCGCAGCCGGATCATGGCCCACCTGGCCGCCGTCCACACCGGCGAGCCCGACGTGCACGAGGCGTGGGTCGAGGAGTTCGCGGCCGCCATCCGGCAGTCGGACTCCGGCTCCTACGCCAACTTCGTGGCGGCCGCGGACGCGGAACAGGTCCAAAACGCGATGTATCCCGGCGCCACGTGGGAACGGCTCACCCGGGTCAAGGCGGAATACGACCCGTCCAACCTGTTCCGCTCCAACCACAACATTCCGCCGGCGACCGCGCGCGGGTAA
- a CDS encoding glucose-1-phosphate thymidylyltransferase: MKALVLAGGSGTRLRPFSYSMPKQLIPIANTPVLVHVLRGVRDLGVTEAGVVVGDRGPEIEAVLGDGSRFGLRITYIPQDAPRGLAHAVSVARGFLGDDDFVMYLGDNMLPDGITGIAEQFAAHRPAAQVVVHKVPDPRSFGVAELGPDGEVLALAEKPAHPRSDMALIGVYFFTPAIHEAVRAIGPSARGELEITDAIQWLVSSGADVRAGQYDGYWKDTGEVEGVLECNSRLLDRLGRRVGGHVDDASVLVGRVVVEAGARVLRSLVQGPAIIGAGTVVEDSHVGPYTSIGRNCVVAGSRLESSMALDGAKVTGVLGLRDSLIGRAALVGTTGAGADHHCLVVGDHTRVEVAA; encoded by the coding sequence ATGAAGGCTCTGGTGCTCGCAGGCGGCTCCGGTACCCGCCTGCGGCCGTTCAGTTACTCGATGCCCAAACAGCTCATCCCCATCGCGAACACCCCCGTCCTGGTGCACGTGCTGCGGGGTGTCCGGGACCTGGGGGTGACCGAGGCCGGCGTCGTCGTCGGCGACCGCGGGCCCGAGATCGAGGCCGTGCTCGGCGACGGCTCCCGGTTCGGGCTGCGCATCACCTACATCCCCCAGGACGCGCCGCGCGGCCTGGCCCACGCGGTGTCCGTCGCCCGCGGCTTCCTCGGCGACGACGACTTCGTGATGTACCTGGGCGACAACATGCTGCCCGACGGGATCACCGGCATCGCCGAGCAGTTCGCCGCCCACCGCCCGGCCGCCCAGGTCGTCGTCCACAAGGTGCCCGACCCGCGCTCCTTCGGGGTCGCCGAACTCGGCCCCGACGGCGAGGTGCTGGCCCTGGCGGAGAAGCCGGCGCACCCGCGCAGCGACATGGCGCTCATCGGCGTGTACTTCTTCACACCGGCCATCCACGAGGCGGTGCGGGCCATCGGGCCCAGCGCCCGGGGCGAGTTGGAGATCACCGACGCGATCCAGTGGCTGGTCTCCTCAGGCGCGGACGTCCGGGCCGGCCAGTACGACGGGTACTGGAAGGACACCGGCGAGGTCGAGGGCGTCCTGGAGTGCAACAGCCGCCTGCTCGACCGCCTGGGACGGCGCGTCGGCGGCCACGTCGACGACGCCAGCGTCCTGGTCGGCCGGGTCGTGGTCGAGGCGGGGGCGCGCGTGCTGCGGTCCCTGGTCCAGGGTCCGGCGATCATCGGCGCCGGCACCGTCGTGGAGGACAGCCACGTGGGCCCGTACACCTCGATCGGGCGGAACTGCGTGGTCGCTGGCAGCCGGCTGGAGAGCTCCATGGCCCTGGACGGGGCGAAGGTCACCGGCGTCCTCGGCCTGCGCGACTCGCTGATCGGGCGGGCCGCCCTGGTCGGCACCACCGGCGCCGGCGCGGACCACCACTGCCTGGTCGTCGGGGACCACACCCGGGTGGAGGTGGCGGCATGA
- a CDS encoding NAD-dependent epimerase/dehydratase family protein translates to MRSDARPVAGLRVVVLGGTGFVGRHVVEGFAALGASVLPVSRTGGHAGARVRPPLRLDLLAATPGRIAGMLGEAGADVVVNAAGQVWRSDEEQMAAGNAALVERLLTALASMPGDPPRLVQLGTVHEYGAGAPDAGTGEDHPPAPVTAYGRTKLLGTRAVLGAVQERGVDAVVLRLANVIGSGVPEGSLFGRVAAHLGAAAHAVRRGGRAAELRLPPLRAARDLVDARDAAAAVLAAATAPGAAVTGRVVNVGRGEAVPMRGLIDRMVALSGIRVPVVEEPLSPSSRTDVAWQRLEIARAGRLLGWRPRRDLDDSLRDLLAPVLPPDRPPLGGTVHAPHPEEESP, encoded by the coding sequence ATGCGGTCTGACGCCCGCCCGGTGGCCGGGCTGCGCGTGGTCGTCCTGGGCGGTACCGGATTCGTCGGCCGCCACGTCGTCGAGGGCTTCGCCGCGCTCGGCGCGAGCGTGCTGCCGGTCTCCCGCACCGGCGGGCACGCCGGCGCGCGGGTGCGCCCGCCGCTGCGCCTCGACCTGCTCGCGGCGACGCCCGGGCGCATCGCCGGGATGCTCGGCGAGGCCGGCGCCGACGTGGTGGTCAACGCGGCCGGCCAGGTCTGGCGGTCGGACGAGGAGCAGATGGCGGCGGGCAACGCCGCGCTGGTCGAGCGCCTCCTCACCGCGCTCGCCTCGATGCCCGGCGATCCGCCGCGGCTCGTCCAGCTCGGCACCGTCCACGAGTACGGGGCCGGCGCGCCGGACGCCGGCACCGGTGAGGACCACCCGCCCGCCCCGGTCACCGCCTACGGGCGGACCAAGCTGCTGGGCACCCGGGCCGTGCTGGGCGCCGTACAGGAGCGGGGCGTGGACGCGGTGGTGCTCCGGCTCGCCAACGTGATCGGGTCCGGGGTGCCGGAGGGCAGCCTCTTCGGCCGGGTCGCGGCCCACCTCGGCGCGGCCGCGCACGCCGTCCGACGCGGCGGGCGGGCCGCCGAGTTGCGGCTCCCGCCGCTGCGCGCCGCCCGCGACCTGGTGGACGCGCGCGACGCCGCCGCGGCGGTGCTGGCCGCGGCCACGGCGCCGGGGGCGGCCGTCACGGGCCGGGTGGTCAACGTGGGCCGCGGCGAGGCGGTCCCGATGCGCGGGCTGATCGACCGGATGGTCGCGCTGAGCGGCATCCGGGTCCCGGTCGTCGAGGAACCGCTGTCCCCGTCCTCGCGCACCGACGTCGCCTGGCAGCGGCTGGAGATCGCGCGCGCCGGGCGGTTGCTGGGCTGGCGCCCGCGCCGGGACCTCGACGACTCGCTGCGCGACCTGCTCGCGCCCGTACTGCCGCCGGACCGGCCACCGCTCGGCGGCACGGTCCACGCACCGCACCCGGAGGAGGAGTCACCGTGA
- the rfbB gene encoding dTDP-glucose 4,6-dehydratase: MRILVTGAAGFIGSHFVRELLADAYAGWAGAHVTALDKLTYAGNRDNLPAAHERLAFVHGDVCDRDLLAELLPGHDAVVHFAAESHVDRSLEHAGAFFRTNVLGTQTLLDAVLDSDVERVVHVSTDEVYGSIEEGSWTEECPLAPNSPYAASKAGADLVARAYWRTHGVDLSVTRCSNNYGPFQHPEKLIPRFVTNLLEGRRVPLYGDGRNVREWLHVDDHCRGVHLVLNHGQPGEVYHIGGGNAYTNLALTEALLDLTGAGEEMVRRVPDRRGHDLRYSIDDSKIREQLGYAPRTDFATGLAETVAWYRDNPDWWKAAAHGESPAPGENPADGARHEDGARHAV; this comes from the coding sequence ATGAGAATCCTGGTCACCGGAGCGGCCGGCTTCATCGGCTCCCACTTCGTCCGCGAACTGCTCGCCGACGCCTACGCCGGGTGGGCGGGCGCCCACGTCACCGCCCTGGACAAGCTGACCTACGCCGGCAACCGGGACAACCTGCCCGCCGCGCACGAGCGGCTGGCGTTCGTCCACGGCGACGTCTGCGACCGCGACCTGCTCGCCGAACTCCTGCCGGGCCACGACGCGGTGGTCCACTTCGCGGCCGAGTCCCACGTCGACCGCTCCCTGGAGCACGCCGGCGCCTTCTTCCGCACGAACGTCCTGGGCACCCAGACCCTGCTGGACGCCGTGCTGGACAGCGACGTGGAACGCGTCGTGCACGTGTCCACCGACGAGGTGTACGGCTCGATCGAGGAGGGCTCCTGGACCGAGGAGTGCCCGCTGGCGCCCAACTCGCCGTACGCCGCCTCGAAGGCCGGCGCGGACCTGGTCGCGCGGGCCTACTGGCGCACCCACGGCGTGGACCTGTCCGTCACGCGCTGCTCCAACAACTACGGCCCCTTCCAGCACCCCGAGAAGCTCATCCCGCGGTTCGTCACGAACCTGCTGGAGGGCCGCCGGGTCCCGCTGTACGGCGACGGGCGCAACGTCCGCGAGTGGCTGCACGTGGACGACCACTGCCGCGGCGTCCACCTGGTGCTCAACCACGGCCAGCCCGGCGAGGTCTACCACATCGGCGGCGGCAACGCGTACACGAACCTCGCGCTGACCGAGGCGCTGCTCGACCTGACCGGCGCCGGCGAGGAGATGGTCCGCCGCGTGCCGGACCGCAGGGGGCACGACCTGCGGTACTCGATCGACGATTCGAAGATCCGCGAGCAGCTCGGCTACGCCCCGCGGACGGACTTCGCGACCGGTCTGGCCGAGACGGTCGCCTGGTACCGGGACAACCCGGACTGGTGGAAGGCCGCCGCGCACGGCGAGAGCCCCGCGCCCGGCGAGAACCCCGCGGACGGGGCGCGCCATGAGGACGGGGCGCGCCATGCGGTCTGA
- a CDS encoding NDP-hexose 2,3-dehydratase family protein gives MLSPPLRPPLQARVDARLRSRIALSAAAEEGVQLRTGDFAAWLAERGRATDFRVERIPFAELDGWSFDERTGNLGHRSGRFFTVEGLHVTEEAGPFGDGPYADWYQPIIKQPEVGILGILVKEFDGVPHFLMQAKMEPGNPNLLQLSPTVQATRSNYTKAHKGADVKYIEYFAGPRRGRVIADVLQSEHGSWFYRKSNRNMIVEATGDVPLLDDFCWLTLGQISALLHRDNVVNMDSRTVLSCLPHPDTAARALLSDIELSSWITGERARHDVRTERVPLASVPRWKRGESTIEHEDGRYFRVVAVSVRAGNREVTGWTQPLFEPVGQGVTAFLSRAFDGVRHVLVAARVEGGFLDTIELGPTVQCTPDNYAHLAPPDRPLFLDTVLRAPADRIRYEAIHSEEGGRFLNAESRYLIVDADESDAPQDPPPGFAWVTPAQLTSLVRHGHYLNVQGRSLLARLNAAEPAGR, from the coding sequence ATGCTTTCCCCGCCCCTCCGTCCCCCGCTCCAGGCGCGTGTGGACGCGCGCCTGCGCTCCCGCATCGCGCTGTCCGCCGCGGCCGAGGAAGGCGTCCAGTTGCGCACCGGGGACTTCGCCGCCTGGCTGGCCGAGCGCGGCCGGGCCACCGACTTCCGCGTGGAGCGCATCCCGTTCGCGGAGCTGGACGGCTGGTCGTTCGACGAGCGCACCGGCAACCTCGGCCACCGCAGCGGCCGCTTCTTCACCGTCGAGGGACTGCACGTCACGGAGGAGGCCGGCCCCTTCGGGGACGGCCCCTACGCCGACTGGTACCAGCCCATCATCAAGCAGCCCGAGGTCGGCATCCTCGGCATCCTCGTCAAGGAGTTCGACGGGGTGCCGCACTTCCTGATGCAGGCCAAGATGGAGCCGGGCAACCCGAACCTGCTCCAGCTCTCCCCCACCGTCCAGGCCACCCGCAGCAACTACACCAAGGCCCACAAGGGCGCGGACGTGAAGTACATCGAGTACTTCGCCGGTCCGCGCCGCGGCCGCGTCATCGCCGACGTGCTCCAGTCCGAGCACGGCTCGTGGTTCTACCGGAAGTCCAACCGGAACATGATCGTCGAGGCCACCGGCGACGTGCCGCTGCTCGACGACTTCTGCTGGCTCACCCTCGGCCAGATCAGCGCGCTGCTGCACCGGGACAACGTGGTGAACATGGACTCGCGCACCGTGCTGTCCTGCCTGCCGCACCCGGACACCGCGGCGCGCGCGCTGCTCAGCGACATCGAGCTGTCCTCCTGGATCACCGGGGAGCGCGCCCGGCACGACGTGCGCACCGAGCGGGTCCCGCTGGCCTCCGTCCCCCGGTGGAAGCGCGGCGAGAGCACCATCGAGCACGAGGACGGCCGCTACTTCCGGGTCGTGGCGGTGTCGGTGCGGGCGGGCAACCGCGAGGTCACCGGATGGACCCAGCCGCTCTTCGAACCGGTGGGCCAGGGCGTCACCGCCTTCCTGTCCCGCGCGTTCGACGGCGTGCGCCACGTCCTGGTGGCCGCCCGCGTCGAGGGCGGCTTCCTCGACACCATCGAGCTGGGCCCCACGGTGCAGTGCACCCCGGACAACTACGCCCACCTCGCCCCGCCGGACCGGCCGCTGTTCCTCGACACGGTGCTGCGCGCGCCCGCGGACCGCATCCGCTACGAGGCGATCCACTCCGAGGAGGGCGGGCGCTTCCTCAACGCGGAGAGCCGCTACCTGATCGTGGACGCGGACGAGTCCGACGCGCCGCAGGACCCGCCGCCCGGCTTCGCCTGGGTCACCCCGGCGCAGCTCACCTCGCTGGTCCGCCACGGCCACTACCTCAACGT
- the rfbH gene encoding lipopolysaccharide biosynthesis protein RfbH → MSDRKERILEDVRRHHQEVSPEREFVPGTTEIWPSGAVLDETDRAALVEAALDMRIAAGRSARSFESSFARRMGRRKAHLTNSGSSANLLAVSALTSHVLGDRRLRPGDEVITVAAGFPTTVNPILQNGLVPVFVDVDLATCNTTADRVAAAIGPRTRAIIVAHALGNPFPVTEIARLAEEHGLFLIEDNCDAVGSRYDGKLTGSFGAMATVSFYPAHHLTMGEGGCVLTSDLGLARIVESLRDWGRDCWCEPGENDKCLKRFSYQMGTLPAGYDHKYIFSHVGYNLKATDIQAALGLSQLARLDDFIAARKRNWRRLRDSLDGVPGLLLPEATPRSDPSWFGFVLTVDPRAAYSRAELVAFLEARKIGTRRLFAGNLTRHPAYIGRPFRVVGGLENSDVIADHTFWIGVYPALTDEMLDYVSASIKEFAASHG, encoded by the coding sequence GTGAGCGACCGCAAGGAACGGATACTCGAGGACGTCCGCCGGCACCACCAGGAGGTCTCCCCGGAACGGGAGTTCGTGCCCGGCACGACGGAGATCTGGCCGTCCGGCGCGGTGCTGGACGAGACGGACCGCGCGGCCCTGGTGGAGGCCGCGCTGGACATGCGCATCGCGGCCGGGCGCAGCGCCCGCTCGTTCGAGTCCTCCTTCGCCCGGCGGATGGGGCGCCGCAAGGCCCACCTGACCAACTCCGGTTCGTCGGCGAACCTGCTGGCCGTGTCGGCGCTGACCTCGCACGTCCTGGGGGACCGCCGGCTGCGGCCGGGCGACGAGGTGATCACCGTCGCGGCGGGCTTCCCGACCACCGTCAACCCGATCCTGCAGAACGGCCTCGTGCCGGTCTTCGTGGACGTGGACCTCGCCACCTGCAACACGACGGCCGACCGGGTGGCCGCCGCGATCGGGCCGAGGACGCGGGCGATCATCGTCGCGCACGCGCTGGGCAACCCGTTCCCCGTCACCGAGATCGCCCGACTCGCCGAGGAACACGGCCTGTTCCTGATCGAGGACAACTGCGACGCGGTCGGCTCGCGGTACGACGGGAAGCTGACCGGCTCCTTCGGCGCCATGGCCACCGTCAGCTTCTACCCGGCGCACCACCTCACGATGGGCGAGGGCGGCTGCGTGCTGACCTCGGACCTGGGCCTGGCCCGGATCGTGGAGTCGCTGCGGGACTGGGGCCGGGACTGTTGGTGCGAGCCCGGCGAGAACGACAAGTGCCTCAAGCGCTTCTCGTACCAGATGGGCACCCTGCCTGCCGGGTACGACCACAAGTACATCTTCTCCCACGTCGGCTACAACCTGAAGGCGACCGACATCCAGGCGGCGCTGGGCCTGAGCCAGTTGGCCAGGCTCGACGACTTCATCGCGGCCCGGAAGCGCAACTGGCGGCGGCTGCGGGACAGTCTGGACGGGGTGCCCGGCCTGCTGCTGCCCGAGGCCACCCCGCGCTCCGACCCGAGCTGGTTCGGCTTCGTGCTCACCGTCGATCCCCGGGCGGCGTACAGCCGCGCCGAGCTGGTGGCCTTCCTCGAAGCCCGCAAGATCGGCACCCGCCGGCTGTTCGCCGGCAACCTCACCCGGCACCCGGCCTACATCGGGCGGCCGTTCCGGGTGGTGGGCGGGCTGGAGAACAGCGACGTCATCGCCGACCACACCTTCTGGATCGGGGTCTACCCGGCGCTCACCGACGAGATGTTGGACTACGTCTCCGCCTCGATCAAGGAGTTCGCGGCCTCGCACGGCTGA